From the Bacteroidia bacterium genome, one window contains:
- a CDS encoding T9SS type A sorting domain-containing protein: MKKYFIAVCIVCMLAPLLRSQAFADDVSLNAGVRLASAPSLVVTCETVDTLFVDPRGDQYLGSPFVMKVTITNTGSEAVSEVEASLLLLSPALRAAGQLSKEIGLIEPQTSREVLWEIMAVPQQTAIDADILVLVSSANHPTIECQSRVHLTALPLPELDVRCSVEPSDTLRYNERTGRFELSELRMKASVLNMGDGTARRVRATLLLPEFMVLAEKESAIKNVLPSDLDKDQTGSVVWNVEPMRVIGHPGWIEFEVLVVPENGSPVKCKHKVYLQPVSRHVLLAMPENSILRHGVESIISIRIEGAEGLDLSKYDLNIKYDPGLLRVKGIETAGTLTADGWSTKLSVSGVGSPLSFGDSTITILAQGPAIVADEGVLLNLRVEGILYSQHGAGSFRYSRLKMDTVRSLLEHGWISFSAVDGGVYVTDDCLEPLTLNPAWQLRQNRPNPFNPTTVIEYRLSEASHVLLGVYDVHGRLLRTLVDELRNAGSHELTFDASDLPSGMYFYRLEHARGVEMKKMLLLR; the protein is encoded by the coding sequence ATGAAAAAGTACTTCATTGCCGTTTGTATCGTGTGTATGCTGGCTCCGTTGTTGCGGAGCCAGGCGTTCGCCGATGATGTCAGCTTGAACGCCGGGGTCCGGCTCGCCTCGGCTCCTTCTCTCGTCGTGACGTGCGAGACCGTCGACACACTTTTTGTTGATCCGCGCGGCGATCAATACCTCGGCAGTCCCTTCGTCATGAAAGTGACAATCACGAATACCGGTTCCGAGGCAGTCAGCGAGGTTGAAGCGTCGTTGCTCCTCCTTAGCCCGGCGCTACGAGCGGCTGGACAGCTCTCGAAGGAAATCGGATTAATCGAACCACAGACCTCCAGAGAGGTGCTATGGGAGATTATGGCGGTTCCTCAGCAAACTGCTATTGATGCCGACATCCTCGTCCTCGTTTCATCCGCAAATCACCCGACGATCGAGTGTCAATCCCGTGTGCATCTTACCGCGCTTCCGCTGCCGGAACTGGATGTGCGATGCAGCGTCGAGCCGTCCGATACGCTTCGCTACAATGAACGAACAGGCCGCTTCGAGCTATCGGAGCTTCGTATGAAAGCATCGGTGCTGAACATGGGGGATGGTACCGCCCGACGGGTACGGGCCACGCTGTTGCTGCCGGAGTTCATGGTACTCGCCGAAAAGGAAAGCGCCATTAAAAATGTGCTTCCGTCCGATCTGGATAAAGATCAGACAGGGAGCGTGGTCTGGAACGTCGAGCCCATGAGAGTGATCGGGCATCCGGGATGGATCGAATTTGAGGTGCTCGTCGTTCCGGAAAACGGCTCTCCGGTGAAGTGCAAACATAAGGTGTACCTTCAGCCCGTCAGCCGCCATGTTCTGTTGGCGATGCCGGAGAACAGCATACTCCGACATGGGGTGGAGAGCATCATTTCGATACGCATCGAAGGCGCCGAAGGACTGGACTTGTCGAAGTATGACTTGAACATCAAGTACGATCCCGGTCTGCTGCGCGTCAAGGGCATTGAGACCGCCGGCACGCTCACGGCGGACGGCTGGTCCACGAAGTTGAGCGTGAGCGGCGTGGGATCTCCGTTGAGCTTCGGCGACAGCACCATCACCATCCTGGCGCAGGGTCCCGCGATCGTCGCCGATGAAGGCGTGCTGCTGAACCTCCGTGTCGAAGGCATATTGTACAGCCAGCACGGCGCGGGAAGCTTCCGCTACTCGAGACTGAAAATGGACACCGTGCGCTCCTTGCTCGAGCATGGCTGGATATCGTTCTCTGCTGTCGACGGCGGCGTGTATGTCACCGACGATTGCCTCGAACCCTTGACGCTGAATCCCGCCTGGCAGCTTCGACAGAACCGGCCGAATCCCTTCAATCCGACGACCGTGATAGAGTACCGCCTTTCCGAAGCGAGCCATGTGCTGCTTGGTGTGTATGACGTTCATGGCAGACTGCTTCGCACGCTGGTGGACGAACTTCGGAATGCCGGCAGCCATGAATTGACCTTCGACGCTTCGGATTTGCCCTCGGGTATGTATTTCTACCGCCTCGAACACGCCCGAGGAGTGGAGATGAAAAAGATGCTGCTGCTGCGGTAG